From the Melospiza georgiana isolate bMelGeo1 chromosome 4, bMelGeo1.pri, whole genome shotgun sequence genome, the window AGTAGTTGACTTGAGAAGACAAGCAAAACATTGACAAGACAAGCAAAACATTGGCAGATACAGTGACAAAAATGACACAAGACTAACATAAGTAAACCTGTTGCTGATCAGCAAATCATGAGAAATAGctgttaataaaaaaatagaaagcatTAGAGGAACTCTAGAAGGAATCAGAAGGATTGTAGGTGTGCTGTAGTGCTACCAGCCCAGCTGTATTagtggcagagggagcaggggccAAACCCATTTAGCTTTAGAAATTCTTCTGGAGGAGGAAACAAAGTGTTGGCTCCCTTTTAGAGACCCTCCATCAAGTCTTCTTGTAGCTTCAAAAAGATTGTTTATTTTGTCTTGTTTGTAGCCAAAGATGATTCTACCAGGATGTGTTAAGGCAGGTTAAAAAGCTGGTGGAAATCAAAGTATTTTCAGAATCACAGGAGAGCACAGGTTGGCACGGATCTCaaaagatcatctggtccatCATTTCATGGGAAAAGGTACTTAGACTATTTCCTGCCAGCTCTCAAGTGTCCTGGCTACAGGTATATAACTATCACGTAAGGGAATTGCAGTTTGGTCAAAAAGGATATAGTGTGACTGCAAAACCACAGTTGCCACAAGTAGATGGCACTTGGGGATGTAGTTTAGGCCTGGACTTGGTAGTGTTAGCTTAACAGTTGGACTCAAATCTTTGAGGTCTTTTCTCACCTAAAAGATCCCATGATCTAGAACCATGAGCAGTCTTATCTTGGAAGCTTGCAGTGGTGCAGACTCTACCCTGTCTCTGGGGAGACTGCTCCAGAAATTATTGTTTTGACTGTAAAAAAGATTTCCTTATATCAAGATGAAACCCAGTCCAACTCATAGCTCTTGCCCCTTGTCCTCTCTGTGGCTCTTTGTGAAGAGAGAGCCTACATCCTCTTTTTAGTCATCCtttaagaaatggaaaaaaactgtcTTTGCATGTTTTGTGGAAACTctataaatatttgcatttatgaTATATGaagctgtttttctgtttccttctttctttctccaggAGGGCATATAGAGACAAGCTCAAATTCTGGACCCACTGTGTTTTAATAACACTTATTCTATTTACAGTCATCTCATTTTTTGCTGAACAGGTAAAGTTAATGTCTTCTTATCAAATATGTGTAACGCTTAACAGATTGTAGAATCTTCAGAATAACATTGgatggattttttaaatagGTTTTTAAAAGTAGAtaggatttttctttcataaaagtAAAGATGTTACATGACTCATTAATAGGttgctttaatttttaagtCACCATGTTGAGATTCCTTGAAAAGAGAATCATATGGGAAAAGGAGAGTGGCACCTTCTCAGGTGCCTTATGACAGTAAAGTCCATCACCAGTGTGCTAAATTTGGGTGCTCAAATTTAGTAATTGTTTTTGAAATTCTTGGTCTGTTAACATGGATATTGGTAGAAGTGTATAGTAAgttaagaggaagaaaaattagtCCAGAAGGGGATCTTAAGTTTCTTAAAGGCCTTATCAGAATCTCTTCCCTAAGTAATTGATTGCAAAGGCTCCTACTGAATTCAAAAGGTTTTGAATCTGactaaaggggaaaaaaacccttgacTTCTGCAAGCTTAAAATGGCTTTCTTGAACATGATTAGTCCTGCTAAACTCAGAGGGAGTCAATGGAACAAATCATATGGGTAATTCTTTGCAGGTTGGGGCCTTAAGTAACACTTTCCGTGGTCTGATGAAGAGGGTGTAATTCTTGAAAGGTTGGCttttgattattatttttttcccacctgTAACTTTTGCATGACTCTTTCCCTTGATTTTCAGCCTTTTTTATAGATTAGAAAACTCCATTAGTAACTTGGTTTTGGAAGGGGATACTCAACTCAGTGGTACAGTTAGGAATCTAAATACCATTTTAAGATGCCAGCTTTGTGCTGATCTTCTAAAAATAGAATGTAGTCTGGTGTTAATTTAAATACACAAattaccttttaaaataatcagaatAAAGGCATGGtgtatttttttcactttctgctTGTATTCTGATTATTGAGAAGTCTAGTGGAAATGTGCACTTCTAATAGATGAATTGGAGTAAAAAATGCCTTTCTGgtataatcagaaaaaaaagtacagtAGTGAGTATTTACCATGGGTGGTACAGATTTGATAGTGTCTAGGATGAAAACCTGACCAGCTGTGGACCTTTAACCCAgcataaaatacaataaaatactgtatttttttctctcctcagctAATTGCACTTAAACGAAAGATTTTTCCCAGGAGAAGGATCCAAAAAGAAGTTGGTCATGAACGAATCAAAGTGTAGAAGAGCTTTATTTTGGAGATCAGTCTACCTCAAGCTGTGATTAAGCATTTTAAATGTCTCTCTCATAAGTGTCTTTTCTGGTTTGCTGTTTAACTGTATTGATATGAAGAAAATGAATCATGCACCTACATTCGAATCTCTGCAGTACTCTTCATGATATaaaagctgctggagctgtgacaatgcaaaataacaacaacaaataaTTGCAGGACACCTGTACATAGGCAGTTTTCAACAGATCTTACTTTGCAACTCTTAGTTCATGGCCATGTTATCCTTTTTTATAAAAAGGGTTACCTAAACAAATGTAACTGCATTTATTGCAGTGGATGTTGCCAACTAGGTAAAATGTTGGAAGGAAAAGTTGTTTGGGATCAGCTTAAGAAGTCCTTGATCTTGCATTCCAAAGCATTTTGCAAATTTCTGTCATTGCTGCTTTTTTAGCCTTCTGGGGAAGATTGAGAATTATGTAACTTGTCATTTAAATTTAGAATACATTTATAGATGTTGACATTCTTTAAAGCACAGTGACAATTCATCTCCCTATTTGTAGTGTATGATTGGGATTTGAAAGAAAGGTATGCTACTAAAAAATTACACAGTAATAACATCTAATGGTTTATTTGAAAGATGTTTTATATCTGGTGTATTATAGTCCAAAGAATACACAAAGAAATTGTGTTATTTCTTGGTTTGATTACAAAGAGAGGTTGTAATCAAAGGAAAATGATCgaggtaaaatattttacaagcATTGTAAATCAAAAAGCAAAAGTGCCTCTATATGAATGGGTAAAAAACTTTCAAATTAGAAATGTATGGGGAGCAGTGTTTCACTTCATAAACAATATTTGTACTGACATACGAAGCTGTGGTGTTTTTAAATTTCACGGGGTTTGGCCCTGTATTTTGCTGAGATATCAGAGTAGTGTGGTTTATGTGGGGGAAAGGGTACTGAATCTTTTCAAGCAGAAATTTTTGGTGGTGTATCTTCACTTAATTGTATTAGCAGTATTCAAAAACCATTAATTTTTTGTAATCAGATGATGTACAAAATGTATGTGCATATGTACTGTAAAATACTTGGCTTGCTTTGAAATTAACTAAAACGTGATGAACCTTTTGTCTGCCGTTTCTGTTTCAAAGCTCGCACGTTTtggcaaattagccaggaatcTGCATGAATCTTTGCgtcaaattttttttattttttccgTTAAGAACCTTGCAGCTTTGTTGATTTAATAGCAATTTGAAGCACGGCTCCGTTTTCAACGCGGGATGAAGCTGTTGAGGAGCGTGAGGCTCCGCGggcgctgcccggccccgctcctgAGGGCGGCAGGGCCGCGTCCCGGCCGCGCCCGTTCCCGCCCTTTCCCGGCCGCGGCGGGCGctgaggcggcggcggagcccCGGGAGCGCCGTGAGGGCTGCCCGGGACCCCGGGGGTTTGGGACGGGCGGGGCTCCCTTGGGGACCGGCAGAGCTCCCTCTGCTGCTAAGGGAGGTGCGAGCAgcgctgtccctgctgcctgtgcgTCCTCTCGGGCTGCAGCTGACGGCCCCGGTCTCCCTCACTGCTCTGAGGTGGGTCACCACGGTGGAAAGCCACACACAAGCACCCGTTTGTTTAAAATCTTTTTGGGGCAGGGTGGAAAAAGAAGAGGTGAGTTTGTCTAAAAATCATTGTTAAAATATACAGCTGTGGATTGAAGATACTCAGATCGGCTAAAACAGGTACCTACATGGGATGGGCGGGGGCTGCTTAGGCTTGTGAGGTGGCGGGATTGTTTTACACCTGGCTGAGGGGGACTGAGAAGTTTTGCTTTGTaaacttatttttaatacaGTCAAACTGATTTTTAATACAAAGAAAAGTGTTTGTATGCCAGATAAAATAGATGCTTGCAGTTTAAAgtgcctcagcagcacagggacaggcacagctaGACATTATGGCCCAGCACTGGCCTCCTTTACATCATGTCCTCAGCAGTCAGTAGTCGAAAATCAGATTAAGTCTTGGCAATTTTCTCACATTTGAGAATAATTCTAATGCAAAGGCTTTTGATTTTCCAGTCTTTTCCAATAAAGAGGCCTGTTTTTCAAGACACTTGTAAAATCTAAAATTCTACATACTACATAGAGAAGCATCAACCTCAGAAAAAGATCGGTATTAAAATGTACTCTTTCCTTAGCATAGTGTGGCCATGTTTGTACAGATCCATGGAATTTCGAATTAAAAATCATTTTCACAGCTATtgaaaaataactaaaaattaaaaaaccaacaaaaaccgAAATAGGAAACTGAGGTGTGTGAGAGAGTTGATAAATCTACTAAAGTAGATTAAATAGATTAAATTTACTAAAGttaataaattaataacttTTTAGGAGGTAGTCTATGTGAAAATGTTTACCAGTGTAGAAATGGCATTACTTACAGAATGCAGAGGTGTAATAGCTATAAAGAAAGATAAATTGGAACTTGGAAGTTGCTCAGGACTTTAAAAAATGGCATGAGCATATGTACATTTGACTTTACAGTGTGGGGTGGCTTGTAGGATCACATTGCTCTTATGGTTTGTCATTCCTCTATTTTGGACAGTAGAATATTGGCATAGCTTTTGGGGAATGCAGTACAGGATATGACAAAATGTGTAATAAACCTTATGGAAGCTAAGCTGGCAGACATCTTAAGAAAATGGGTACTTTATTCCAGCAAAATCAAGTATGTTCCTAATAGCCCTGGCATTTTTagcatgtttttaaaagcatcacTGATGGGTAATGCTGTGGAATACCTCAAAGCTAAACCAGTTTGACTGCTTGCATATCTTTACAGGTGCAGACTGTTAAAGAGGTACCCATAATAGGTGCAGGTAAGCatgaaaacatatttattttcagtttattgtGGAGGAAGTTACGTCACAAATACAATATACTGTTTCAGTAGGGAAAGATCTCACCATGGCACCATCAGGAAGAAAGCATGGAGGAAAAGCTGGTAAACCAGCACAGGAAGATCAGACCATACCTTCTTTTGACTttgaggaggaaagaaaagaactgAGTGGATCAGAGGAAGATATTAGAGAAGGTGCTTATATGAAATTTTTAGGACATTTgtaaaatgtgaattttatCACATTTGTGATTATGAAAAGAAGGGAAGAACTTCTGAatcagcccagggctgagcacagcatgGTTTATAATGCCAAAGGCCACCAGGCTCCTAATGTGTAATTTTGATtgttaattttcaaaataatataaatatctatttgtgatttttctttttaaaggtgCAGAATTACAGTACCTCTTTTACAGTAAATTCAGATTGGACTCTTATaaatttttatgttatttttagcTTTCTGATGATTGCTAAATTGTGAGTTGTGATTAATGGTGtagagaaattaaaacaatttgGGACCAGGGCAGAGAActcagagcagtgccagccccagtcTGCTTGCAGAATAATTCTGCaccctctgccagctccagacTCAGAGTTACAGGAGCTGCCAGTGTTACTCATGGGCACTGACCATGAGACATGGGCAGGGAATTggcattacagaaaaaaattacacttttaaTAATGTGAACAACCAACACAAAATGtctttttgtaaatatttctaTACTCCTTAAGGTGACATACCAGTAATGGACAAGCATGGAAAGAAAAGACCTCTGGTGAATACTCATGTGGTTCCAGATGATGTGGGGTAAGGTTCGATGTTTGGGGGCTTTTTCCAAAATAAGCAGGTCTTAAATAGATACCAACTTCAGTTATTCACTGTGCTTATGTTTGCcttgtttgggtttggcttgggttttttttagtatttgattaaaaaaatcaattgaCAGATAATACAGTAGTGGTAGGTaacaaaagaattttaaaaaaggcattttaaaactGTAATTCTTCCATTTCTTTGTAATTTCTCTTgaacatgcagaaaaaaaagatatatttgTGTGTTCttaaatttgtttcttttaaaagattACTTTTTAATTGTTGATAATGTCATTAAATCctattaattttttcctctccttttagTTGCTTGAAGACATTACCCATACTTTAAACGATCCACATATtgcatgaaaaagaaattattttacagaTAAATCTTAATTTAATATTCATGGAGAGTGAATAAATATTAGTCAAATTTAATATTCATGGACAGTGTAAATGTACTAAAAAAGTACATGCTTAAAGAGTTTTCAAGTAGATTATAACTGTTAGGTTGAAGATACTGTTTTTACTGTACTGTAACACTGCTTTACACACTGGTGTTACCATCTTAAAGATGCTGCATAAACAACCCTGAAATTATTTGCCTTGGGATTTTTTACTGTGCCAGTCATGCTGAGAAGGACTTGTTTTCATTTGGTGTTCCAAATatccattttgttttctttgttatagggaaaaatcagttttatttaCTGACTCCCCTTACTCAAGGCACGTTAAATGCCTGTTTATATAATAGTGCCTCTTTACTGGGGAGTAGCTGATAGATTctaacattttattaaaaaaaaggcaaattaatcTGAAAAAGAAACCTCTCACAGgagaataaaaagaataaaattatctTATGGCAGTGGTGGTTCTGTTACTGCTTAGAATAATAGGCATGTGAATAAAATTAGTTCTAAGCATATTCAACAGATCTGAAGTCAGAAAATGGGCAAATAAAAATCTGACACACTGTTTTGTAGGGGTGAAGTACAGAATATGTTGGAGAGATTTGGAGGTAAGTACATTTGCAttctaataaataaaatactgtgGCAGAGTTGGCAGTAATAACTCACCATAAAATAACTTTGAAGACTTATGTAAAATGACTAGTCTCTGTAGCActtttcagcatttctgaatAAAGCcagttttcaggaaaaaaagttatatctaaggagagcagagggaaagaagaGGAGGGAATATCTGCATATAAATGAGTCACAGCTTGTAAGTGGACATAATtacaaaggaaaagggaaagatgCATGAGTGCTTTGGATAATCAATTCCAATTTTAAGATGAAGTTTATAAGTAGTAAATATATTGTAGAGAAAAGGGACAATAGCAGTTTGCTGTTGTTCTCACTCAAATTTTTGTTACACTGGCATAGAGGATACTGGGGATGCAAGATTTGAGTGAGAAATAAGGGAAATGTAAAGGTTAATATAAGCAGCAAAAGAGAACAGTTCTGATTCTAGACAAGCAATTTTGGAAGTAGAGATCAGTTGTGATACAGAATGAGAGAGCAGTCTGAACTTAGCACTTCCAGAAATACAGAGAACAGGGAATTACAGGTAAGAGAATTTCAGCAGTCAGAAGGAATGAGAGTTTCTGGAACAGCCAGATAACGAGGGTCAGTAATGCTGCTCATCCAGTGATGGGCAATTTGTGTGTGTCACTCAGCAGGATTTAGTACAGTCATAATCAGATCCTCAGGTGGATTTACCTACTTAAATTACCAGCTGAATTCTAGAGAGTGACAGGAtagagaaaaaatacttttaacaTTTGTAAAGAATAAACAGTACCCATCACAGAGTGAACAAACATCAGAAAGTGGAAGGAAGGGAAATCATCCTAATGCCAGCATTACACACTCAATAACTGAGTAATACTTCCATTGTATATAATAAAAGAAACCTGTACAGAGTCATTACATGCATGTCAAATTTAAGGTGAAAGAGAAGCTTGAGGAACTCCTTAATCCACAAATTAGAACTTTTGGCTGtcacaaaattaaatattttgtattaCATATTATAATGGTATTAGAGATCTGGCAATTCAGATATAAGGAGGATTGCAATGCTAAAAAGTTATGACTGCAATTTAAGactcaaaaaaggaaaaaaaggaaggatgGAAGGAGGGAGAATGAATGGATCAGATAGAGGATGCTGTGTGCATAAAATAGTGGGTTTGGCATTAGCAGAGACAGATGCCTCAGCAAATTAGAGAAGTTTGACCGATGTTTCCTGAAATCTACAGTGAGAAGGAAACTAAATCACTGTATTAATCTTAAACTGTGACTTGATAAATCTCCAAATGTAAATTGAAGTGAAACAAACACAGTAACTTATATTAATACGTAAAAAGTACTGTCTCTCTGAAGTATAAAAATAGTTATTCATTCATTCAGTATGTTCACAGGGATAGTAACCACATACTAACcttaatttatttctgaaattcaagaaattggCATATGACTCTGAAACAGGTGTTGGTTAGGGTGTGTGACAGGCATAAAGAAACAGCAttcacagcagtgccaccagcaggctgagggacaTCACCACATCAGATCACACCAGCTTCTTGTTGCTAGAACACACCTCATTTGCTTCTCCAAAGTGTAACTCATCAGCCTTTTTAATGCATTTCCAGTATGCCTAATTTCTAAATATTCTTTGGCTTTCAGCTGACATTAACAAGGCTCTCTTAGCTAAGAGGAAACGATTAGAAATGTACACAAAAGCCTCACTCAAAACCAGTAACCAGAAGATTGAACACGTTTGGAAAACGCAGCAGGAGCAAAGGTGACCCTTCCTCTTGGTTTCCAAGCCTGTGGAAGTAGATTCCCTTCTGGGGGACAGCATGGATAGCTGGTCTGTCACCGGCAATAGCAGGCACTGTATCTAATGTTAAACATCTGCTCAGGGCCTCTGCTGCCTTCCATTGTGTCCACTTTGTTCATGTGGCAGTAATAACTTAGCACATTCTCTTTTGAACAGACAAATTTAGGATTTGGAACTCTGAGAGCAAGGCACATTAAAGAGTAGAGCTTACTTTTATCTTTATGGAAAGTAACCTTTGATGttattatgtattttaaaacaatggAGGGGAGGAGTGTTTCCCCACTTTGGCATTTTCTGTTTCTacttgaaaactgaaaaatgttcAGTAAAACTTTAATATCATTCTGGTTaagaaagtaaataattttcacCTTCCTTAACATTCCTCTCACCTCTTAAGGCATATTTAATTACTACATCTGATATAGTTAGAGCAAAGTGAAAAAAGACAGTTAAAAACTAAAAGTCAGCAATGCTTGTAACTGTCTTGGTGTTGTATTTGAAACTTGTATggaaaaaattttaagaaatgagCTTTCAGTTCTGCAAAGTAAACACCTTGTGTTAAATCAAACACCTGTAACTGAGTTAGAAAACATGGTAAATCTCAGAAAACCTGACACTGTTAGGAAGAAGAGttgttataatttctttttaaccaGTATTTTATGCTGTCTCTATAGATAACATTCCACATCCACTCAGTGTATGTGTGTGTTCAGTTTTTCAAAATATACAGTACTGAAATGGGGTCAGATGTCAAAGTAGCCTATTTCTTTATCTGTGccagcttttattttattccctGTGTATGTTGAACCTGTAGCATTTGTCATACTTACAGACAGTGTCTGTTCACAGGCAGAAGCTCAATCATGAGTTCTCCCAGCAGTTCCTGACTTTATTTCAGCAGTGGGATGTAGATGTGCaaaaggcagaggagcaggaagaaaaaCTAGCGGTGAGTTTCCAGCATGGTGGGAACTTCAGTGTATTTTCCACAAGGAGGGAATATTGTTGTTTCTATACTCAAGAAATGTAAAAACACTTTATGtagtttaaatatatatatatgattgTTTAAGTGTGGGAAGAGGTGCATTTATAAACTTCATTGCAAGTTTATAAACACTGTTAAGTGATGCCCTATACCAGCATACAGCTTGAGAAAAGCAAGGACCATTTAAGGAGAAGAAAGACATGTGCCATTTCTCTCCATCCATAGTCTTTGGTTTCAGGGAACAAAGGAATAAAGGAAAGTAGTTGTTTTTGTAGCATACATTccttaaaaatattcctgtatATAATAAATGTAAGAGAATTTGATCACTGAAAGAGGATAGAAGCTATACAATGGAATGTAATCATGTGCTGTTGCTCTGTACTTCCAACACATTTGCAAGGTTCCCTTTTCCCTAGGTAGCACATTCCTCTGGGATACCCTAGGAAGCTGTGGGGCATAGCAATCCTCATGGGATTTTACAGGGATAATTCAGGTTGCAAGAGACCTCAGGAGGTGACTTGGGGCTTAATCCAGTCTTCAGTCTTACTTTCATTAATAAAAGCCAGGATAACTTCTCCAGGCAGAAATCCACCTTACAAGGCACAGATTTCCAACAAAGGCAGATTTCCTGATTCTGAAAAATGAAACTGGTGTGCTATCCAAGCACTCTGCTTAACAGCTGATGgaattatgtttttcttttgcttctgcttcagAATATGCTTCGTCAGCAACAAAAGGTTTTTCAACAGGCAAGAATAGTTCAAAGTCAGAGACTGAAGACCATTAAGCAACTCTATGAACAATTCTTAAAGGTAAATCTTTTTCTTGGAAAGCAGCTGATCCTTACCACTTAAGAAAGCTATATTAATTCAGTGTTTCAAGCTTAGCAAAGTAAATTAGACATACTAGACAGCAAGCAAAAAAACTGTTTGGAGTACAACCACacaaaaattttacttttttagtTGAAGGTATTCCTCACAAGAGAAAACCTTCTGTGCCTTACTAATTTTCATGACCCTTTGCTGTAATCTATCCTGTATGTTCATGTCTCTCTTGTCCTCAGGAGTCTGAACTGGACCcagcattccaggtgtggcTTCACCAGCTGCCAGTATACAGGGCAGATTCAAGTCCATCAATTTCTGACAAA encodes:
- the SYCP3 gene encoding synaptonemal complex protein 3, translating into MAPSGRKHGGKAGKPAQEDQTIPSFDFEEERKELSGSEEDIREGDIPVMDKHGKKRPLVNTHVVPDDVGGEVQNMLERFGADINKALLAKRKRLEMYTKASLKTSNQKIEHVWKTQQEQRQKLNHEFSQQFLTLFQQWDVDVQKAEEQEEKLANMLRQQQKVFQQARIVQSQRLKTIKQLYEQFLKSMEELEKSNENLLAGAQNELRKEMAMLQKKIMMDTQQQEMATVRKSLQSMLF